A DNA window from Megalobrama amblycephala isolate DHTTF-2021 linkage group LG11, ASM1881202v1, whole genome shotgun sequence contains the following coding sequences:
- the naa20 gene encoding N-alpha-acetyltransferase 20 — translation MTTLRAFTCDDLFKFNNINLDPLTETYGIPFYLQYLAHWPEYFIVAEAPGGELMGYIMGKAEGSVAREEWHGHVTALSVAPEFRRLGLAAKLMEMLEEISERKGGFFVDLFVRVSNQVAVNMYKQLGYSVYRTVIEYYSASNGEPDEDAYDMRKALSRDTEKKSIIPLPHPVRPEDIE, via the exons ATGACAACATTACGAGCTTTCACGTGCGATGATCTGTTTAAATTCAACAATAT TAATCTGGACCCCCTGACAGAAACT TATGGAATTCCCTTCTATCTTCAGTATTTGGCTCACTGGCCGGAGTATTTCATAGTAGCAGAAGCTCCGGGAGGTGAACTGATGGGCTACA TCATGGGAAAGGCAGAAGGATCCGTGGCCAGGGAGGAGTGGCACGGGCACGTCACCGCTCTGTCTGTGGCCCCAGAGTTCAGACGACTGGGTCTGGCTGCTAAACTCATGGAGATGCTAGAGGAGATCTCAGAAAG GAAGGGCGGATTCTTTGTGGATCTCTTTGTGAGGGTTTCCAACCAAGTTGCTGTGAATATGTACAAACAGCTGGGCTACAGCGTGTACAGAACGGTTATAGAATATTACTCTGCCAGTAACGGTGAACCTGACGAAGATGCTTATG ATATGAGGAAGGCTTTATCCAGAGACACAGAGAAGAAATCCATAATTCCGCTTCCGCATCCTGTCCGACCAGAAGATATTGAATAA